The Thermodesulfobacteriota bacterium DNA segment TTCAATCGAAAATCAAGATAATAACTTACTTTATACACTATATTATTATATTGGGAAAATCTCCCCGAATCGATCTAAGTCACAGTTAATTACTAAATGAGTTGTCGACCATTTAGTTTTATAGGCGACACCATCTTTGTGTTAAGGAAAAAACGGGGATGTACCACTTCTTTAATTACCTGTGACCGATGATAAAATCTATTTAGGTACAACCACTCTCCCAATATTATTGGTATCTGTTCCGAACCAAATCTCACGAGTTGGCTTATTAAAATACATATGTCTAATTGAACCCCCTCCGCTTGGGATGGGAGTTATATCCATGATTGTCTCTGTTTTTGAATCAAAAACTACCAGATTGTTAGGGAATTGCATCGTTTCAACAAACCATATCCGATCACTATCATCTACAGCCATCCCGTATGGGCCTGATTTGTTCCCTGAGGGAGCCTTCCACTCCTTAAATCCTCTGGTCGTGGGATCATACATACCCAGATAGCCTTTTGCATAATCGACGTACCATATGTGACCGTCCGACGTTATGCCGAGGCGCCTTGGTCGCGCATCCTTTCTTGGTAATTCTATCTCTTCTATTTTCAGTGTTTCGGGGTCTATTGTAGCTAATTTGTTACTACCGAATTTGGCTATCCAGGGCCGGGAATTGCTATCTACGACAATGCCATATGGCCTTGCGTGTGAAGTTGGTACTTCAATTAAGTCTATCTTGCCGCTTTTTGTGTTTAAACGTCCGATAAAGTTTCCCGTTTGTACTGTAAACCAGATAT contains these protein-coding regions:
- a CDS encoding lyase — protein: MLKKSLLCLLIMPYAFIAFGDEGIHVDIKEWKVPWDNTRPRDPFIGPRGLVWFVGQVGHYIASFNPENYEFKRYNLEEGTGPHNLIVAKDGTIWFAGNLKGYIGRLNRKTGENIKYVMPDPRARDPHTLVFDGKGHIWFTVQTGNFIGRLNTKSGKIDLIEVPTSHARPYGIVVDSNSRPWIAKFGSNKLATIDPETLKIEEIELPRKDARPRRLGITSDGHIWYVDYAKGYLGMYDPTTRGFKEWKAPSGNKSGPYGMAVDDSDRIWFVETMQFPNNLVVFDSKTETIMDITPIPSGGGSIRHMYFNKPTREIWFGTDTNNIGRVVVPK